In a genomic window of Vigna angularis cultivar LongXiaoDou No.4 chromosome 6, ASM1680809v1, whole genome shotgun sequence:
- the LOC108344102 gene encoding acetyl-coenzyme A carboxylase carboxyl transferase subunit beta, chloroplastic-like, giving the protein MIFKIEYFYYLIFHPMTIHFFYFYGNTGKNSMEKWWFNSRLLNRKFEYRCELSKSMESLGPIENTSLSEEPKILTDIDKKIQRWDDRHNSSYNYFDYLVGADNVQDFLSDKTFLVRDNKRNSYSIYLDIEKKTLEINNNHSFLSEQENFFSSYLNTVIKSDYDHSMYDTPFSWNNYINSCIDSYFHSQICVDSCIFVDIDKYNDSSFYSYFFGKGRNGSESENYSFSLITSTNDTNDSDSTLGENYKNLHESEKLTHLWIECENCYELNYKKFWKSKMKICEYCGYHLKMDSSDRIEFSIDWGTWNPMDEDMVSLDPIEFHSEEEPYKDRIDSYQRKTGLTEAVQTGTGQVNGIPVAIGIMDFKFMGGSMGSVVGEKITRLVEYATNQLLPLILVCSSGGARMQEGSLSLMQMAKISSALYYYQKIQKLFYVSILTSPTTGGVAASFAMLGDIIIAEPNTYIAFAGKRVIEQTLNKTVPEDLQVTEYLFHKGLIDSIVPRNLLKGVVTELFQFHNFFSLTKNERNYGIEIKNKNI; this is encoded by the coding sequence ATGATATTCAAAATTGAATATTtctattatttgatttttcatcCAATgactatacattttttttatttttatggaaaTACAGGAAAAAACTCTATGGAAAAATGGTGGTTCAATTCTAGGTTACTTAATAGGAAGTTCGAATACAGGTGTGAATTAAGTAAATCAATGGAGAGTCTTGGTCCTATTGAGAATACCAGTCTAAGCGAAGAACCCAAAATTTTAACtgatatagataaaaaaattcagaGGTGGGATGATCGTCATAATTctagttataattattttgattatttagtGGGTGCTGATAACGTACAGGATTTCCTATCTGATAAAACTTTTTTAGTTAGGGATAATAAGAGGAACAGTTATTCCATATATTTagatattgaaaagaaaacttTGGAGATTAACAACAATCATTCTTTTCTAAGTGAACAAGAAAATTTTTTTTCTAGCTATCTGAATACTGTTATTAAGAGTGATTACGATCATTCCATGTATGATACTCCTTTTAGTTGGAACAATTATATTAATAGTTGCATTGATAgttattttcattctcaaatctGTGTTGATAGTTGCATTTTTGTTGATATAGACAAATACAATGACAGTTCTTTTTATAGCTACTTTTTTGGTAAGGGCAGAAATGGTAGTGAAAGTGAGAAttatagttttagtttaataacTAGTACGAATGATACCAATGATAGTGATTCCACTCTAGGAGAAAATTATAAGAATCTCCATGAAAGTGAAAAATTGACGCATTTGTGGATTGAATGCGAAAATtgttatgaattaaattataaaaaattttggaaatCAAAAATGAAGATTTGTGAATACTGTGGATATCATTTGAAAATGGACAGTTCAGATAGAATCGAATTTTCGATTGATTGGGGTACTTGGAATCCTATGGATGAAGACATGGTTTCTCTGGATCCCATTGAATTTCATTCAGAAGAAGAACCTTATAAAGATCGTattgattcttatcaaagaaaAACAGGATTAACTGAGGCTGTTCAAACAGGGACAGGTCAAGTAAATGGTATTCCTGTAGCAATTGGTATTATGGATTTTAAGTTTATGGGAGGTAGCATGGGATCCGTAGTAGGTGAGAAAATCACGCGTTTGGTAGAATATGCTACTAATCAACTTTTACCTCTTATTCTCGTATGTTCGTCCGGAGGAGCGCGTATGCAAGAAGGAAGTTTGAGCTTGATGCAAATGGCTAAAATTTCTTCTGctttatattattatcaaaaaattcaaaaattattctaTGTATCGATACTTACATCTCCTACTACCGGTGGAGTGGCAGCTAGTTTTGCCATGTTGGGGGATATCATTATTGCCGAACCAAACACTTATATTGCATTTGCTGGTAAAAGAGTAATTGAACAAACATTGAATAAGACAGTGCCCGAAGATTTACAAGTAACTGAATATTTATTCCATAAGGGTTTAATTGATTCAATCGTACCGCGTAATCTTTTAAAGGGAGTTGTAACTGAGTTATTTCAATTccataatttcttttctttgactaaaaatgaaagaaattatggaattgaaataaaaaataaaaacatatag
- the LOC128197421 gene encoding 30S ribosomal protein S7, chloroplastic, with translation MILALLKVLKKRIPPFTLMSRRGTAEEKTAKSDPIYRNRLVNMLVNRILKHGKKSLAYQILYRAMKKIQQKTGTNPLSVLRQAIRGVTPDIAVKVRRVGGSTHQVPVEIGSAQGKALAIRWLLGASRKRPGRNMAFKLSSELVDAAKGSGDAIRKKEETHRMAEANRAFAHFR, from the coding sequence atgattttagcCCTTCTAAAAGTTCTAAAAAAACGGATTCCTCCTTTCACGCTCATGTCACGGCGAGGTACTGCAGAAGAAAAAACCGCAAAATCCGATCCAATTTATCGTAATCGATTAGTTAACATGTTGGTTAACCGTATTCTGAAACACGGAAAAAAATCATTGGCTTATCAAATTCTCTATCGAGCTATGAAAAAGATTCAACAAAAGACAGGAACAAATCCACTATCTGTTTTACGTCAAGCAATACGTGGAGTAACTCCCGATATAGCAGTAAAAGTAAGACGCGTAGGCGGATCAACTCATCAAGTTCCCGTTGAAATAGGATCCGCACAAGGAAAAGCACTTGCCATTCGTTGGTTATTGGGGGCATCCCGAAAACGTCCGGGTCGAAATATGGCTTTCAAATTAAGTTCCGAATTAGTGGATGCTGCCAAAGGTAGTGGCGATGCCATACGCAAAAAGGAAGAGACTCATAGAATGGCAGAGGCAAATAGAGCTTTTGCACATTTTCGTTAA